In Glycine soja cultivar W05 chromosome 10, ASM419377v2, whole genome shotgun sequence, the genomic stretch CCAAAGTGATCAATTAGACCCTTCTTTGATTGTCTTTATTCGCAATTTGTTTATGCTTGATCAGAAAGCCTGCAGTGTACGGATATTGTTAAGTGTTGATATGGATTGAGGTGAGGTTATGATTGATGATATATTTATGCTTGAAAATGAAATGAAGTTGTAATGTTGGGTGTGtgtccttttttttgttaattatataattaggaTGCTGTATTGCCGTTTCTCTTCACTCCATTTATACATAATTAGTAACTCATGCTAAGCTCTTTAGTAAATTGCTATACCGGTTTGATAGCTGtgtattcatattttttcttttcatcattGTTTGAAAGTTAATTACTGACTGGACACATGGAAAGCTATCAGTCAAGGAAAACAGTTATAAGGAAGTATTGACAGGTGTAGCACCATGTTGGGAGTGTGAGAGTAGGATTTtccttataattaaattaattatatgcatattttgttttgtaggtGAAAGTGTTTATGCAAGACAATTACCTTGCAAATTGGATCCAGGTCTGTAGAATTCCATGCAACGTATGATTGCCTGATTTATGCATTTTGCTTTTCATGTAAGTGAAAATTCTGTGCATCTGTAGGCTCTGTTTAATTCATTGCCACCGGAGGACTACAAGAATGGTTTGTTGGTGTTGGGAGGTGATGGTCGATACTTTAATCAGGAAGCTGCACAGGTCAACCTTTTTGAATGTGTCACAATAGCAATCAGATTTAAATCTTGTATTTAGAGAATCATTTTGTTTCTGATTTTTGCTGCCATTTTTTGTGCATTGCAGATAATAATCAAAATTGCTGCTGGAAATGGTGTTGGAAAAATTCTGGTTGGAAAGTAATTATcttaatttgttgatttttccAATTAAATTTGCTGTAACCAATGGGAGATAATATGTAAGCTCTACTAGTGAATGACATCATTAGGATAAAACATCTTTGTTGTGCTAGTGTATGAGTTATTGTTCAATTCACAATTACTTCTGTGGAGGTATGAACATTGCAGTCTTCTTAATAGAAATTGAgcctattttttctttccaatgCAGGGAAGGTATTTTGTCAACACCAGCCGTTTCTGCTGTTATAAGAAAGAGAAAGGCATGCCAGTTAGAGTTTTTCTCCTGGAGTATTTTGACATATAGGGATAACATAACCTTTCCAGCTCACTTGCTCCTTTCTTCTGATTTCCTCAAATTTTAACAGGCAAATGGTGGATTTATTATGAGTGCAAGCCATAATCCTGGCGGACCTGAATATGATTGGGGTATTAAGGTGACTTTATCTTTTTCTAGTTATTCTCATCCATTAAATAGTCATTGATCGATTGAGCAATGACCAATGCTGATAGTTGGTGCTCCTGAAGTTACTGTTTTTTAAACTTTGGTGAGGACATTGGTCGATACTGTGAAAAGCCTACGATTCAGAGGTCACCttggttttcttcctttttttttttcttctttttatcatgGGTTTGTCTATGGGTATTACCCTAAGggattgatgattttttttttctacttcatACGCAAGAATGCAGCTTTATTGAAGCATACTTTTTTCTGTAACATGTTTGTGGTCAATTTTTAAGACTTTATGTGGAAATCTGTCAGTCCGTGTTTCTAATAAATGTGTTTGTTGTTGACTCCAGTTTAATTACAGCAGTGGACAACCTGCACCAGAATCCATCACTGACAAGATTTATGGAAATACCCTGTCGGTAAGTGTTCCATTATTATTCAAGTAAGACTTACTATTCCAATCTTACATTATGTTCTTTAAAATGCTTGACTTGTACCTAGGTTGTCTTTTTGTAGGATGAATAATTTAGTGTAATCTTGACCTTACCATATAATATCATTACAAATTTAGTGTTGTCTTCTCATGAaagaattaatttcttttaagctGTTACGTACCAAATATCAATCGATGATGATTTGTCTTTTACACCTTGTGGCTAGAGCTTGGGAAAAAGAGTTTGACAATCTTGCTGTACATTTTTGCAAAATCTCTGTTAAGTCCTAAAAGCCTTCATTACAGCATGATATTACACAACATAGTTAACCAGTGACACATTGTAGATCATCTGTATTGTGCATATCTCCATATATAAATTGCTCCTGATTAGATAAGTCAAGCAAACTATAACTTCCAATGCAAAGCGTTGCCAGCATGTAATTAGATAAAATTTCTTTCTGAAGTTTATCTGGAACTCTGATAAAGTTGCCTGAGAGCCGTTCAGACTTGGGTTTGTCTGGTGTGAAGTTTTACTTGATGTCAATGTTCATTTCATCTTTATGTTAAAACTGAACCTGAATATCATCCCTCCAACTCTAtacttttcttctctcttaataaaaaaatttatcacaaaagggaaaaaaagagaggaagaacTAAAACAAGCAGATTCATTCAGGTAATTTTAGACTGATCATCTGATTAAATTAGGTAGGATATATGAAGAATGCAGAGTATATAATAACCATGATTTATTCAATTTCTTTCAAACACTTTACTGTTACATTTCTTCTGTGctgtattatttttatgggGTCCTCTCATTAGAAAGTATATAATAAGTGATATGCACGATTTTTCCTGTTATATTACATTTTCCTCcaggtttttatatatttcttttctttatgtcaAATGTTAGTATGTTACAATGTTGAGACTTTTGTTCATATGCAAAATTGCTCTAACGAGCCACTGAAATGGACTACCcttttgtactttttttaagagtaaaaatgcattttaaaCCTACGTGTGAAAAAATGATTTGGAAGGACATTATTAGGAATACAATCTCCCAGAGGAGTAGTCCTTTCTTATCAGTAATAAAGTGTTTTAGATATTGTGGTTAAATGTTTTATGTTGACACAGATCTCTGAGATAAAGATAGCTGACATTCCTGATGTTGATTTATCAAAAGTTGGGGTTACAAATTTTGGAAGCTTCAGTGTGGAAGTAATAGACCCAGTTTCTGACTATCTGGAGCTATTGGAGGTGAAAATAATGTTTGCGTCGTTATAATCTTTTGGTTATCCACCATTATAATCTAATAATCTAATATGATATTTCATGTGAACTGGATCTCAGTGTTgcgatttttatttaatttatttattcgttTATTATATTCCCTGCAGACAGTATTTGATTTTCAGCTAATCAGAGGTCTTCTTTCACGTCCAGATTTTAGGTAGTCATGTTGTTTtctaaatatttcaaatattgaGTTATATTTTGGATGTTGCTTTGGATTTTGTTCCTTTTAGTGTACTTGTTTATTTTGGTCTTAGAGGGCAAAGTCACTGTACAAATAATAGCTTTTTGTACATGGTTTACTTTGTACCACAGCCCTACTCTAGTACTATATAGTCTCTTCACAGTGACATGAACCAAAAAGGTTTTTCTCCTACTCtctttacaattataatttgagATCCCCGTGacaaaatatttagtttttccaattatgcatgttatttttcttaacaGAGAGTAGGGCTATCCCAACTCAAGGGTCATGGCTAGTTATAACATTTAAGGTTCTATGAGAATCCCACAGTCTCTAAATttactgtattttttttattatgtcagGTTTATATTTGATGCCATGCATGCAGTTACTGGTGCTTATGCTAAACCCATCTTCGTTGATAAACTCGGTGCTAGTCTGGTATGGTCCTCCTCCTTTAAACTCTTATAAGCAAACTGAAAAAATTACCTCATCTCTTATtatttcatgagaagaaatacATTACATAGAAAATAACAGGAatgaaataaaagtataatagTTGACTGAAATCTTCCTTCCAATGAATGGGATGccttgattaattgatttccaACAGCTACTTTAGGGACTGGATACAAATTTGTGTGAAGTTACTGATATTGTTGGATGTTAATTATGTAATATAGGATTCAATTTCAAATGGAATCCCTTTGGAAGATTTTGGACATGGCCATCCTGATCCTAATCTAACGTGAGTTTAGTACTTTATTGTtaacattttgttttcttccataagaaaattatttttgatagTAATGTTTACTGAACAGATATGCGAAGGATCTTGTCAACATTCTGTATGCTGAAAATGGACCTGATTTTGGAGCTGCCAGTGATGGTATGTGAGACCAATGCAGTAGCCagctttttgttaatattttagctattttttttacacacacatatatatagtgcTCCTTGGCACAACAGTATTGTTCCTGCCTTGTGACCCAGAGGTCATGGGTCCACATCTTGGAAACGCTAGGTTGTCCTTTTATATGTATAGCTATTAAAGCTTAGTTTACTGACATAGGTATGATCCAGCTGTATGTTTTTGGTACTTACCTTGATTTTATTAGATTGATTGTTGATTAGCAAGATAGAGAAAGTGACTCAATGTCttaatgtcattaatttttttaaaaaaaaaatttgatgtcATTCTTTTTCCCTGTTCTGAAGTAGTAAttcaattatttcattttgtGTTCAGCTCTTCTGTTTTAAGATGCTTCTgttttgattcatcatgaatatatgtgtgtgtgtatatatatatatatatacacacacacacatatattcaTGAtacgttttatattttttaagaaaatcatcTCGATCAGTATTTTTGTCAATGTGGGGCAAGCAACATAACATAGGACAGTGGAATGCTTAGGATTTATACGTGTTTGGTTCagtttattttggaaaaataatctCTCTTTATTTAGGCTTTAATAGGTTTACTTTAGGTGTTTTTGTTGACAGGTTTTTAAGGGTCACTTGGCTGTTGTGAACAGGACATgtgaatttgtaattttaggtTAGATGGATTCATAGGAAAATTCATGAAACGAtgggatttaaaaaaaaaagtatgcttAATTCTGTCTATCAAATCTGGTAAGGattgaaaactgaagaaaaCATAGATTGAGAAGAAGAAATTGAAGGTTTACCTAGGCTTGCCTATGGTTCGTTGCATCACCACCAAGGGTTTGATTGCACAACACAACCTAGAAGATGACAATTTGCTGCATTGTTCATCAGAAACTTGTAACATTGCAAAAAAATAGGGGATTCAAttggtgaattaaattataggagaGCCAAATTGACAAATAGGGGGATTAAATTTGCAATTAagcctaatatatatatatatatatatatatatatatatatatatatatatataaacaacttACTACACAATGAAGTAAGAAGTCAAAGACAAAGTTGATATCTGATCAGCTTATTTAACAGAATTGGAAAGTTGTTTGTTAAAGTTAGATCTTGTAGCATTCAtcacgataaaaaaaaaaaatacaaacaacttACTACACAATGAAATAAGTCAAAGAGTTCAGGTAGGTCCTATGATTTAGTTTATGTATGACAGACTGAAATAGTGctctaaagaaaatcaaaataacctgaaaaagtaatattatctattttaattcctaatattttctaagaattaaaagctttaaaaatgttttcaatTATGTTTCTGACAGATTGTGATAAACCAGTACTGAAATTTACTACCTAATTCTAGTCTTTGTTTGGGAAATATAAATGGAATGAATGTGTAAATAAGCAATGTCTTAATGAAAATATCAGTCtacatttatttcatttttttttatctctctttccaatttttgttgaatgtaaccaacaattaaaattgaacagtTATGTTGTATTTGTAGTTCAAGTGTTGACATGATATAACATGTTGATATTGCATTCTATCTTGAAACTCTGCATCCATGTAATATTACACCGTCATTTTTAAGCATTTTATTGCAGAAGATGTGGTTGATGTATGCCAGTGTAACAATGTTTTGTTAGTCTGTGTTTGTTTATTTGATGATGTTCATGTATTTCAATCTTTGTTCAGGGGATGGTGATAGAAATATGattttaggaagaagtttcttTGTAACTCCTTCAGACTCTGTAGCAGTTATTGCAGCCAATGCAAGAGAAGCGATTCCATACTTCAAGAACGGTGTTAAGGTTGAAATTTGTGCACACATTTAGGTATTCATCATTGTAAAATAGAAGTGAAGTGCCATTATTCTGTATTTTAATTGCAGGGTCTTGCTCGATCAATGCCAACAAGCGGTGCTCTGGACCGTGTTGCTAAAAAATTGAACCTCCCTTTCTTTGAGgcatgctttattttttttacaattctttcttcttaaaatattaatataaatgaaataggCTTCACATATTTTTAGACATAGTTCTCAAATAACAAGAGATGGGCCCTGGATTCAGGTCCCCACTGGTTGGAAATTTTTTGGGAATCTTATGGATGCTGGGAATTTGTCCGTTTGCGGGGAAGAGAGTTTTGGAACAGGTTCTGATCACATTCGTGAGAAAGATGGCATCTGGTAGATTtctatatgttttttaaatttaaattaattttttcaattatattttctaaGCTAGCCACTTTGATGTATCTTGAAATTATTAGAATTCTCAAAGACGTTAAAATTTGAGATCAGCAACGTCAGCATTCTGCCCATATTATTGCCAAGGAGAGAACTTGAATAAATCTCCTTAGACGTTTGTAATGTTGTTGCCATATAAAACATGCATTACATTTTATGCCTCCACTGGGACAACCTCAATAAGGAAGATCACATAAAAAGTAACACacgttatatttttattgagaagCAGCACCACAAGCATTGAAGAAACTTATCTTAGTTCTGTGTTGTTTAATTGTCTGTTTGATTTGAGTGGTTTCCAATTACAGGGCTGTCTTAGCTTGGCTTTCTATTATTGCACATCGCAACAAAGACAAGAATCCCGGGGAGAAATTGATCTCCGTATCTGACGTTGTGATGGAGCACTGGGCAACTTATGGAAGGAATTTCTTCTCTAGATATGACTACGAGGTAGGTATCATTGCTGCAATTGAAGTTTAGTTTTGTAACCTATTCTGAGATACTAGGTTAAGTGtaatgtttctttattttaacaaatcaaGTCGTTATATAGGAATGTGAATCTGAAGGTGCCAATAAGATGATAGAATACCTACGAGATATTTTGTCTAAGAGCAAGCCTGGTGATCAGTATGGTAAGTTATTACAGACActttctttcaatctttttgATCCTCTCCTGAGTATTTTTGAAGTGTGGAAAGTATTCATCTACAGGAAGTTATGTTCTCCAGTTTGCAGATGATTTTACATACACCGATCCTGTGAGTTTTTACATCGTGTACAATTTTATCATCtccattttgtattttttaattcaagatcCAGCAATCATAATTCACATTTTCATTGCAATTGCTTGGTTCTGATCCAATTTATATGTGCAGGTAGATGGAAGTGTGGTATCAAAACAAGGTGTTCGGTTTGTTT encodes the following:
- the LOC114372035 gene encoding phosphoglucomutase, chloroplastic — translated: MAFSCKLDSFILSAYKPQNSILPLSIQPSSFLPSPSSLKPQKLPFRIRYGSTIRATSSSSTPSATIAEPEGIKIKSIPTKPIDGQKTGTSGLRKKVKVFMQDNYLANWIQALFNSLPPEDYKNGLLVLGGDGRYFNQEAAQIIIKIAAGNGVGKILVGKEGILSTPAVSAVIRKRKANGGFIMSASHNPGGPEYDWGIKFNYSSGQPAPESITDKIYGNTLSISEIKIADIPDVDLSKVGVTNFGSFSVEVIDPVSDYLELLETVFDFQLIRGLLSRPDFRFIFDAMHAVTGAYAKPIFVDKLGASLDSISNGIPLEDFGHGHPDPNLTYAKDLVNILYAENGPDFGAASDGDGDRNMILGRSFFVTPSDSVAVIAANAREAIPYFKNGVKGLARSMPTSGALDRVAKKLNLPFFEVPTGWKFFGNLMDAGNLSVCGEESFGTGSDHIREKDGIWAVLAWLSIIAHRNKDKNPGEKLISVSDVVMEHWATYGRNFFSRYDYEECESEGANKMIEYLRDILSKSKPGDQYGSYVLQFADDFTYTDPVDGSVVSKQGVRFVFTDGSRIIYRLSGTGSAGATVRVYIEQFEPDVSKHDVDAQIALKPLIDLAISVSKLKDFTGREKPTVIT